The following nucleotide sequence is from Roseivirga sp. BDSF3-8.
CTGAATAGTTGTATGAAGAGTAAGCTCAGGCACACCTTTACCCTCAGGGAAACCAGCTGCTTTCAAGTACTCAGCAGCTTTCTTAGGGTCATATGTGTATCCTTTTACTTTGTCACGGCTGAATGACGGCAAGGCCTCAGGCACGATACCACTGGTACCAGGTGTACCCAGTCCGTTAAGCAGGTAGCTAATCATCTCCTCACGATTGATGGCAGAGCTAAGTGCTTTACGGAAGTCTTTATTAAGAAGAGGGTGATTTTTGTTCTCGTACTTATCAGGGTTCATCATGAAACCGATGTACTCCGTGTTCAGGTAAGGCACCTTCTGCACGACAAACTTTTCTCTCAGTTCTTCTTTTACTTCACCGTTCTCAGCAAGGATCTGTTCTGTCAGGTCGGCCTGGTTACCGCTCATGAAGTCAAGCTTGCCCTGTTGGAAAGTCATAAACTCCTGGTTCTTGTCATTGATAAACGTAACCTGTACAGCATCCAGGTGAGGAAGCTGACGCCCATTTTCATCTTTTCTCCAGTAGTTTTCGTTTCTCAGAAGGATCAGGTTGTTACCCTCTTCCCAGCTTTTGAAAACGAAAGGTCCGGTACCAATAGGATGGGTACGGAAGTCTTTGCCGTATTTCTCCACTGCCTCCTGAGGTACTACAAAAGCGTAAGGCATAGTAAGAATCTCAAGAAAAGGACCGAAAGGCTTTTCGAGACGCAATACTAAGGTGTAATCGTCCACGGCTTCGATCCAGTCCTCTGCGATCTCTCCGTTTTCGTCACGCTTAACTTTGTCATTAAAGATCCACGCGCCAGTGCTCGCGGTAGCAGGATCCAGAATTCTTTTAAATGAATAAACGAAGTCGGCAGCCTTTATCTCACGGCCTTTACCTCCTTCAAATACTTCATTGTCATGAAAGTTGACACCTTTTCTTATACGAAACGTATAAGTAGTACCGTCTTCGCTGATCTTCCAGGTGTCAGCCAGGCTGGCTACCGGGTACAGATCCTCATTAAGCTCGAACAGGCCATTGAACATCTGGGTGGTAGCCCAGATATTTGCCTGGTTACGGGCAAAAGCAGGATCGAGGGAACTAATGCCCTCAGCCTGATTATACCTAAATACTTTTTTTTGTCCTGCGTCCTCACGGTCGGTTCCGCCACTGCTACTACATGACGCTAAAAACCCCACTACGGCCACGGACAATAGAAATTGTCTCAACATAATGCTGTCGATTTTGGAATGAAACTTCTATCTTTGCTATAAATCCGACCTAAATTTTGGCCTATTTTTGAATAAATAAAAACCCATTTATGCGAATAACTTACTACGGTCACTCATGCTTTCTCGTAGATACAGGAAGCCATAAATTACTTTTTGATCCGTTTATTACGCCAAATGAACTAGCCAGTAATATCGAAATATCATCCGTGGAGGCTGATTTCATACTCCTTTCGCACGGACACGAAGATCATATTGCTGACGTTATGAAGGTTTATGAAAACACAAAAGCCACGGTAATAAGTACTTACGAAGTGGTTGGTTACTTCCAAAAACAGGGTGTGGAAAACGCACAGCCGATGAATCACGGGGGTAGCTGGCAGTTCGACTTCGGAAAGGTAAAAATGGTCAGTGCAATCCATTCAAGCAGCTTTCCGGACGGTAGCTACGCTGGCAACCCGGCAGGTTTTGTGGTGCAGACCGAAAAAGATACTTTCTACTACGCCGGAGACACCGCACTGACAATGGATATGAAGCTGATTGCTGAGCAATTCAAAATTGATTTTGCTTTCATGCCTATCGGTGATAATTTCACGATGGACATCCATGATGCTGTCAAGGCTGCAGAGTTTGTAAATACGGAGAAAATCATAGGTATGCATTACGATACCTTTCCTTACATAAAAATCGACCACGAACAGGCAAAAAATATCGCGGCCAATGGCAAAAAAGACCTAACTTTGATGCAGATTGGTGAAAGTATTACTATATAATAAGTGTGAATGGGTAAAACGATAGCGATTGCCAACCAAAAAGGTGGAGTAGGCAAAACCACAACGGCTGTGAACCTTGCAGCCAGTTTAGCTGCATTAGAATACAAAACGCTGATCGTCGATGCCGATCCGCAGGCAAACTCTACCTCTGGTGTTGGGGTCAACCCGAAAGAAATCGAAACCAGTATTTACGAGTGTATGGTCGATGATATCGACCCGAAGGAGATTATACTTGAAACTGATATAGACTACCTCTACCTCCTGCCATCTCATATTGATCTGGTAGGTGCTGAGATAGAAATGGTCAATCTGCAATCCCGTGAAGAAAAAATGCGGGCTGCGCTAAAAGACTTACAGAATGACTATGACTTTATCATTATCGACTGTTCTCCCTCACTAGGTCTTATCACGATTAATGCCCTTACAGCGGCTAACTCAGTGATCATACCTGTGCAATGTGAATACTATGCCCTGGAAGGGTTGGGCAAACTGCTAAATACCATTAAGATTATCCAGTCCCGGTTAAACCCTGACCTGGAGATAGAAGGTATTCTGCTAACGATGTATGATATGCGTCTTCGTCTCTCCAACCAAGTGGTAGAAGAGGTACAGACGCATTTTAAAAACATGGTATTCGATACCCTGATACCCAGAAACATTAAACTAAGTGAATCGCCCAGTTTCGGTATTCCGGCTATTGCCCACGATGCAGAAAGTAAAGGAGCTATCAGCTACCTTAACCTTGCCAGGGAAATACTGGAACAGAATGGATTGGAACAGTAGCAGATGAGTGATAAGAAGCCGACTAAGCGTAGAAATGCATTGGGAAGAGGATTAGGAGCCCTCCTGGAAGACAGCGATACTTCTAAGGGAAAAGAACGTGGCTCCGGCCGTGAAGGCGGTGAGGTAGGTTCCATTAATGAGATTCCCCTTACACATATTGAAACCAACCCCTACCAGCCTCGTGTGCATTTTGACGAAGATGCCCTCCAGGAACTGGCAGAGTCTATAAAGACTCAGGGAATTATCCAGCCTATTACTGTAAGGCAACTGGATAAGGACCGTTTTCAGTTAATTTCCGGTGAGCGTCGCTTTCAGGCCTCTAAAAAAGCGGGACTAGAGAGCATACCTGCTTACGTTCGAAAGGCTAACGACCAGCAGATGCTGGAAATGGCACTTATCGAAAACATTCAGCGGGAAAACCTTAACCCCATTGAAATAGCCCTCTCATACCAGCGGCTTATAAGCGAGTGCGACCTGAAGCAGGAACAACTGGGTGAGCGTGTAGGTAAAAACCGTACTACAGTAAATAACTATCTGCGCCTGCTGCGCCTGCCTCCGGATATTCAAATTGCTCTTCGAGACGGTAAGCTTAGTATGGGTCATGCCCGTGCCCTTATCAACATTGACAATATAGATAAGCAGCTACACCTATTTAATAAGGTGGTTCGCGAAGAGCTCAGCGTCCGGAAAACAGAGGCCCTGGTACGGGAAGCCATGTCAGGGGGAGAACCCAAAAAGGCACCGGAAAAAAGCAAAAACCCTGAGCAGGAATACGAAATACGTCAGCTACAGACCCGCTTAAGTAGCCGGTTTGGCACCCGTGTGCAGGTAAAGGCAGACGATCAGCAAAAAGGAGAGATTAAGATCCCTTTTGTGTCGGCGGAAGACCTGAATCGTATTCTTGAAATCCTTGAAGAACAATGATCCGGTACGGGGCGGTTATCTTATTTACCCTGTCTATAGCCTATCTCATAGCCATACCGGCCCGGGCACAGGAGGTTATTACTGAGCAACCGGACACTGTCCGCAGCTCAAACCCTCTACCCGCCTATGAGGAAGACTCCGTACAGAATGCCGAGATCATCATTCTGAATGATACGGTTCCCCCCGGGCCTGTGTATGAGCACATGGAAAACAGGTCGATAGATGAGGTAGGCCTGATCAGCCTCAGACCGAACAAAAAAATCCCCGGACGAGCCTCGTTACTGTCCGCCGTTATGCCCGGACTCGGACAGGTTTACAATGGCAAATATTGGAAAGTCCCCGTCATTTACGGAGGATTTGCCATGTTCGGATACCTTATCAATTACAATAATGAGAACTACCAGGAATTCCGTGCCGCTCTTTTCGCAGAAATTGACGGTGATGATTCTACGGTGAATCCTTTTGAGGGAGTTCTTAGCGAAGCCTCTCTGAGACGCCGTACGGACCTTTTCAGGCGTAACAGAGATTTCAGTATGATACTTGCAGGCGTGTGGTATCTGCTGAATATAGTAGAGGCGCACGTGGATGCGCACCTGCAGGAGTTCGATGTAAGCGAAGATATTTCCATGCGCTTTGAACCTGTGGGAGGAAATAACGGCATCATGTTTGCTGGAGTGGGACTTACAATTATCTTAGACAAATGAATATTCTCCTGATCGGATATGGAAAAATGGGTCATGCTATCGAAGAGATAGCAAAAGAAAGAGGCCATACCATTACCGGTGCACTCAATAGCGAGGAAGAAAGAAATGCCTGGAAAGGTGAGGCAGATGTGGCTATCGAGTTTAGCCAGCCGGATGCAGCTTTCGACAACATCCATTTTGCTATTGAAAGGGGGATACCCGTAGTATCAGGAACGACAGGATGGCTGGAGAGGCAACACGACGTGGCTACTCTTTGCGAAAAACACAATGGCGCCTTTTTTTATGCCTCTAATTACTCCATCGGTGTTAATATATTTTTCCGCGTAAACCGCTACCTCGCCGACATCATGGGTCAGCAAGAGGGGTATGATGTGGAAATGGAAGAGGTACACCACACGGAGAAAAAAGACGCTCCCAGCGGCACAGCCATTACTCTGGCAGAAGATATCATTGAACGTGTAAAGCAAAAAAGCCGTTGGGTAAACGAAACTACGGAGGAAAAAGACGCACTGGGAATTTCCTCATTGCGGATAGACAAGACACCGGGTACTCACACCGTTACCTATTCATCTGACATAGACTCCATCGAGATAAAGCACACGGCTCATAGCCGTAAAGGCTTTGCACTGGGTGCAGTAGTTGCGGCTGAATGGCTCAGCGGCAGACAGGGAGTATTTGGTATGGATGATATGTTGCCATTTTAATCCGGCAGCTTAAATCTCAGATCTGATGAGCATTTTGACAAAAAAAGGAAAGGCTGAAGGACAAACAAGCAGTAAGCCTAAGAAAAAAAAATCCCAAACCCGGGAGTGGGCCGATGCAATTTTGTTTGCGGTGATAGCTGCCACCATCATCAGATGGCTGTTTCTGGAAGCGTTCACCATACCTACCCCTTCTATGGAAAACAGCCTGCTTGTAGGCGATTTCTTATTTGTAAGTAAAATTCATTACGGTCCGCGTACTCCTAAGACCCCTCTGCAGGTACCTTTGACCCATCAGACAGTTTGGTTTACTGACATTCCCAGCTATGTAGACTGGCTACAGCTGCCTCAGTATCGCCTTCCCGGATTCTCTGAGATTACCCGCAATGACGTGATCGTGTTCAACTACCCAAAAGAGATGGAGCACCCGGTAGATCTGAAAACGAACTATATAAAAAGGGCGATAGGCATGCCTGGCGATGTTCTTGAGATCAAAGATGGCCAGGTTTACATCGACGGTAAAGCGGCAGAAAACCCTGAAGGCATGCAGTTTATGTACATCATAGTACCCAAGAGCGGTCGCCTTCCTGACCAGGTTTGGGACCGGGTAGAGGTAAACCCGGAAGATGTCATGACAGTGCAGGCAGGCTACCTGGCGGCTATGAAACCTGAAAATGCCGAAGCCCTCAGAAATTATTCAAATGTAAGCTCAGTTGAGCGCTACCCTTTTAAGGAGGGAGAACTGGCAGGAGATATATTTCCCAACCCAAGCCGTTATGCCTGGAACCCTGACTGGTACGGCCCTCTGGCAATTCCAGCCATGGGTGAAACAATGGAAGTCAATGACGAAATGCTTGCCCAGTTTGGCAGTACTATAGCTAATTATGAAGGGCACGACGATGTGCGTATCTCTGAGAATAAGCTTTATATAAATGGCGAGGAGATAACAGAATACAAATGGCGCCAGAACTACTACTTCATGATGGGGGATAACCGTCACAATTCAGAAGACAGTCGCTTCTGGGGCTTTGTGCCGGAAGATCATATTGTAGGTAAAGCGGCCTTCATCTGGCTATCGCTGGACAAAAATGAAAGTTTCTTCAACAAAGTACGCTGGAGTCGCATCTTCAATAAGATTGAATAACCCCAGCGGGGTAAAAAAAACATAGCCTGTCCGCTTCCTCCGGACAGGCTTTTTTATTACCAGTTTATCTGAGGCTGACCCTTTTCCGCCAGGTAAGCATTAGCCTTACTAAAATGGCGATTACCAAAAAAGCCCCGGTTAGCCGCAAAGGGCGAAGGGTGAGCAGACTTAAGTACACAGTGCTTGTTTTCATCTATGATTTCCCCCTTTTTTTGTGCGTAGGCTCCCCAAAGAAGGAAAACAACGTCCTGTTTTTCAGAAGAGACGGTTCTTATCACTGCATCAGTGAATTCCTCCCAGCCCTTTTTCTGGTGTGAGCCCGCCGTATTGGCACGAACAGTCAGCGTGGCATTAAGTAATAACACCCCCTGGTCCGCCCATCGCTCAAGGTTACCCGTCGGAGGTATCTCTTTCCCTAAGTCTGCCTTGATCTCTTTGAAAATATTGACGAGAGAGGGCGGCATTGGGATACCGTCTTTTACTGAAAAGCAGAGTCCATTAGCCTGGCCCTTGCCATGATAAGGGTCCTGGCCGATGATAACTACGCGCACCTGCTCAAAAGGGCAGTGATCAAAGGCCGCAAAGATCCGCTTGCCAGGGGGATAGACCGTATGCTGGCTATATTCATCCTTTACGAAGGATACCAAGCTTTTAAAATAAGGCTTATCAAATTCGGGGGCTAGTTTCTCCTTCCAGGAGGATTCCATCCTGACATCCATGTCCAGCTGATTATTCAGATATGAAATGTATTATTTTGGCGGGATTATAGCGAAATGGTATGGAAACTTATAATTATTTTTGATGTTTAAGATCAGTAACCTGTATATAAGCAGCAATTCATGGTCAGGGAAATAACCGAAGGCATTAAAGTAAGTGTAGTGACGGAATATCAACCGGAATACTCTAGTCCGTCACAGATGCATTTTGTATTTACCTACCGTATCACAATAGAAAACGGCAGCGAATACACCATTCAGCTTCTGCGAAGGCACTGGTTTATCCATGATGCTAACAGCACGGTACGTGAGGTGGAAGGTCAGGGGGTAGTAGGACAGCAGCCTGTACTGGAACCGGGACAGACTCACCAGTATGTCTCCGGCTGCAACCTCAAATCCGGCGTAGGAAAAATGTATGGCACTTATCTGATGGAGCGTGTGGTAGATGGTAAGCAGTTTAAAGTGACCATACCCGAGTTCACCATGGTGGCCCCCTTCCGCATGAACTAGTAATTTGCCAATGTTCGACCCTGCTTATCGATTTTTATGGCACTGGCTGCATAGAGTGGATGCTCACAGCCTGCACTCCCCCTTGTTTTTCCAGTTTTATAATAAGGTAATACGGCCGAAAAAAGTCAGACCTCTCCCTGAAACAGTTGATTCGCTGATAGTGCAGGCAAAAAAAGATGGCCGGATAATAAACAGAAATGACCTTGGTGCCGGCTCTAAAGCACATGGTAATGAGGTAACAGTAGCTACCCTGGCCAAAAACAGTACTAGCACCCGACCGGTACGCCAGCTATTGCTAAATCTAACCTGTTGGTTAAACTCAGATACCATACTGGAGCTTGGCACCTCGCTGGGCTTTTCTGCACTCACGATGGCTTCAGCCAGACCGGAAGCCAATCTATTTACGGTAGAAGGCTGCCCCCAAACAGCAGCTATTGCTCAGGAAAATTTTAGCAAAGCTGCTGTCTCAACCATTGATCTCCACGTGGGTAACATTGACGATATCCTCCCTGATATATTGGATCAAGCTGGCCAAATCGACCTGGCTTACCTTGATGCAAATCACCAGTATGCCCCTACTCTCTCCTATTTTGATATGATCAGACCCTACCTGCACAGTGGCTCTGTGGTAGTCATAGGCGATATCTCATGGAGTAAAGAGATGCAGCGGGCCTGGCAGGAAATAAAATCGCGGCCTGAGGCAACTGCTACTGCAGATTTGCTGGATGTAGGAGTCGTGTTTATAACGCCTCTCCCCTACCGACTGTCTTACGCCATGGCTATGCCACGGGCTTCTGTAGCTCGATAAAAAGCTCTCTGTTCTGCCTGGGCGGGAGACTATTTTTGCAGCGCTCGAAGTGCAGAAAGTCGAAATATGATTTAAAATAGCCTTCGTACTCCTCTCTGAAACCACCAAAAGGAGGATGGTCGGTAAAGAGCGTGTCTTCAAAAAGAACCCCGGCAAGCTTTCCTCCGGGACGTAGCAATTCATTCATCTTTTCTGCATATGAAGTGCGCAATGCCGGGTTTAGTGCACAAAAGAACGTTTGCTCTACGATCAGGTCATAACTTCCTTCAAGGTCAAAGAAGTCTTTAAGAATAAGGTGTTCATCAGGAAAGGAGGGTGCTCTATACTTTAGATTTTTTAGTGGCACAGCAGATACATCCACTACCTGAACGTTTCGGAAGCCTTGCTCATGCAAATACTCTGCCTCATAGGCATTTCCTGCCCCAGGGATTAATATGTAAATATCTTTGTTATCTAATTGATCAAAGTAAGCCTTCAGAGGAGGCGTGATCGTTCCCACATCCCATTGGGTTTCTTGTTGATCATAGCGGTTAGTCCAGTAGGTAGAATCAAGGTTTTGGATATCTTCCTGCATAAATAAAAAAATAGGTATTTTTTAAGGATAAAAACAGCTCAATACATCTTTAGGCGGAACTAATTTTATACTTTCGCGTTAATTAAGTCTGAAAATTTTTAGCATCATGACAGATAATAAATCAGCAAAGCCTGAGAAAAAGAGCGGTAAGGGAAAGATTGTAATCCTTGTAATAGTAGCCGCTATTTTGCTAATTATCAACGGTGTTCAGTTCTTTCTGAACCAACAGGAAGAAGAAGCGCTCAAGTCTGATATGACAGAGATGTCTAATGAAAAGGCAGCACTGCAAACCAGGTTGGAGTCTATCAGCAATGAGCTGGACATGAAAATAGAAGAGATTAGAAAACTTGGCGGGGACGTTGAAGAGCTTGAAGAGGCCAGAAACCAACTCGAACAGGAACGGGAGCAATTAAGGAAAGCCTCCAATGCACAGATCGCCCGTCTAAGAAATAAGGTCGGCGGCTATGAGGAACTGCTGAAAGCAAAGGACGAAGAGATTGTAAAGCTTAAGGCAGTAAATGATGAGCTGCTTAACCAGAATACTGAGTTAAAAACAACGCAAAATCAGCTATCTGATAGTCTTTCCACACTTTCCTCTAACCTGAAAAAGCAGGCAGAGAAGGTAGAAGTAGCCAGCAGGCTAAAGGCTGAGAACGTGAAGGTATACGGGGTAAATAGCCGCGGAAAGGAACGTGAAGGTGAGTTTAGAAACCGCCAGGTAGAGCAGCTTAAGGTTTCTTTTAATCTGGAGCGCAACGATGTGGCTCCTATGGGAGGCCGTGACATTAAGATAAGAGTAATTGATCCGGATGGCAACGTTATTTTTGACGTGGCTAAGGGCAGTGGCTCCTTTATGTATAATGGCCGCGAGGCTTTCTTTACATCCAACCAGCAGATACTATTCGATAACACTGAGCAGGAGATCGTATTTGTATACGACAAGGGCAGTGAGTATACAGATGGTAACTACCGCGTAGAGATATTTGCCGATGACTACGTGATTGGTGAGAGCGAATTTCTGGTAAAATAATCTCATCATCAAAGTATTGAAAGAGGTTTTGTCTGCCGGCAAAGCCTCTTTCATTTGATAAATGCCCCCAAAATGAAGCCCTGGTCTTAATTTGGCATCTGGTATTGTGGAAACGAGAAATAAGTGCTATTTTTGCAGGCTCAATGACAAAACATTAATTTTCTGTTATAATGGAATTGAAACAGTACGAGACAGTATTCATTTTGACTCCCGTTTTGTCTGATACTCAGATGAAGGATGCTGTCGACAAATTCAGGAACATTCTTAAAGAGGGTGGTGCCGAAATCGTAAATGAAGAGACTTGGGGACTCCGTAAGCTTGCTTATGAAATCCAGCATAAGTCTACTGGTTTCTACACCCTTTTTGAGTTCAAGGCTAATCCTGAGTTTATCGCCTCTCTTGAAACTGAATACAGACGCGACGAGAAAGTTCTGCGTTTTCTCACCCTGGCACTCGACAAACATGCGATCGAGTTTAACGAAAGAAGAAGAAAGGGTGATTTCAACAAAAAAGAAGATAAAAAAGAGGAGGCTGCATCATGACACTTCAGAACGAACCTATCAACCGCAACGAAATAAAGAAGAAGTACTGTCGCTTCAAGAAGCACGGTATTAAGTATGTGGATTATAAAGATCCCAACTTCCTTTTAAAGTTTGTAAACGAGCAGGGTAAGATTCTTCCCCGCCGTATCACCGGTACAAGCGTAAAGTTTCAGAGAAAAGTGGCTGTGGCCGTGAAGCGTGCCCGCACACTGGCCCTTCTTCCTTATGTAACTGACTCGCTTAAGTAATTTTTAAACGCCGGAAAATATTCGACGATCATGGAAGTAATACTGAAAGAAGATATATCTGGACTCGGCTACAAGCATGATATCGTGGAGGTAAAGCCCGGATACGGTCGTAATTACCTTATCCCCCGCGGTATGGCTGTAATAGCCAACAAGTCCAATAAAAAACTGGCTGAGGAAAATGCTCGCCAGATGTCTCACAAAGCCGAAAAACTGAAGCAGGATGCTGAAGCGGTAGCTGAGAAACTTGAAAAATTGGAGCTTGAAATGAAAGCTAAAGTAGGTGAAAGCGGTAAGATTTTTGGTGCCGTTACTACACTGCAGATCAGCGACTCCCTTAAAGATAAAGGGTTTGATATCGATCGTAAGCAGATCACCTTCAATAGCGAAGTGAAGTCTGTAGGTGAGTACACTGCCACTGTAGACCTTCACCGTGAAGTGAAGCCTGAAGTAAAATTCAAAGTAGTAGCCGACCAATAATATTCGGCTCATCACAATATAGAAAAGGCGCCTGATGGGCGCCTTTTTTGTTACATTAGGGAGTAGCACCATGAGGTTAAGAACAGAAGTACACCCCGGTCCGGCCCCAAGCCCCATACACCCCGGTCAGCGTATACTTAGTATAGGCTCATGCTTTGCTGACTGCATGGGGCTACGGCTTCAGGACTATAAATTCCCTACCCTAGCTAATCCTTTTGGGGTGCTGTTCAATCCCCTGTCAATAAGTAAATTACTATGCAGCTCTCTTAACGGAAGCTCCCTAAGTGAAAGCGGCCTTATTGAAAGAAACGGACTTTATTTTCACTATGACCTGCACTCAAGCTTTCATAGCCAGTACCCGGAAGAGTTACTTGATGCAGGTAATAAGGCATTGCAACAAACCGGGAAGTTTTTAAGAAATACAGATCATTTGATCCTGACGCTGGGAACAGCATTTGTGTATTATCACCTCACCTCAGGCCAGGCCGTGGCTAATTGTCATAAGGTGCCCGCCGCTACCTTTGAGAAAAAACTGCTAAGCGTGCCGGAAGTGGAAGGCAGCCTGAACAACCTGCTAAAATGCCTAAAAGATCATGACCTGAACCCAGCCATCACGGTTACTGTAAGTCCCATCCGTCATATTAAAGATACCGCTACCCTTAACACAGTAAGCAAATCCACGCTAAGATTGGCGGCGCACTATTTGGCCACAAAGTATACTGATATACGGTACTTTCCCTCATATGAAATAATGATGGATGACCTCAGGGATTATCGCTTTTACAGGGAAGACATGCTGCACCCAACATCTCAGGCTGAACAATATATCTGGGATATATTTACACATACTACATTTACGGAAGAGGGTCGGAACTTTGCCAGGGAATGGAGTAAAATCCGCAGTGCATTAGCCCACCGGCCACTAAATCCCGGATCAAAAGAGCATATTTCATTTCTCAATCAAACTATTGGCAGGCTCAAAGGCTTAGAATCTTACGCCGATACATCTAAGGAGATAGCCGAACTCGAAAAGCGATTAAATGAATACGGACACTAACCGACTCAAACAGGAATCAAGCCCTTATTTACAACAGCATGCTCACAATCCGGTAGATTGGTATCCATGGGGTACTGAGGCACTGGAAAAAGCACGGATTGAGGATAAACCGATCATTGTGAGTGTGGGGTATTCTGCCTGTCATTGGTGTCACGTAATGGAACGCGAGTCTTTTGAAAACAAGGACATTGCAGACATTATGAATGAGTTTTTCATCTGTATAAAGGTAGACAGGGAAGAACGACCCGATGTGGACCAGATTTATATGGATGCGATACAAACAATGGGCCTGCAGGGTGGGTGGCCATTAAATGTTTTCCTTACGCCTGATCAAAAGCCATTTTATGGCGGCACATATTTCCCTCCGGCCCAGTGGGCCTCTGTTTGCCGCCAGATTGCAACAGCATACCGGGATCATAATGATCAGATTCGTGATTCGGCAGAAAATTTTGCTAAGGAGCTTAACCACAGTGAAGTAGCCAAGTATGGACTGACTGAGGAGCAGGGCGTGATTGCTACCGGAGATCTGCATCACATGTTTGCAGTACTTAACGGGCGATTGGATACGGAGAGAGGAGGCATGAATAAAGCCCCGAAATTCCCTATGCCTTGCATATGGGAATTTGTGTTTCAATACTATGCATGGAGTGGTAATGAGGAAGCCCTGAACGCGTTTGTCCTTACCCTGGATCATATGGCAGCAGGAGGTATCTATGATCAGGTAGGCGGGGGATTTGCCCGCTACTCGATAGATGCGGAATGGTTTATTCCGCATTTTGAAAAAATGTTATACGATAACGGTCAGCTTCTAAGCCTCTATGCAAAAGGATATCAGGCAACTGAAAAAGAGACCTATAAGCGGGTAGTATACCAGACTGTAGAGTGGCTGGAGAGAGAAATGACATCGCCACAGGGAGGCTTTTACTCTGCTCTGGACGCTGACAGTGAAGGTGAAGAAGGAAAGTTTTACGTTTGGACAGAGCAGGAGTTTGATAACTTACTCGGAAACGATGCCTCTCTGGCTAAGCAGCTATATCATATCAAAAAAACAGGGAACTGGGAAGATGGTAAAAACATACCCTATCGTGCGCCAGATATAGCTGAAAGCCTCACTGCAACAGGTATGGACATAGAGAGCTTGCAAAAGGCAATCGGAGAAATAAACGCAAAACTTTTAAAAGCCCGAAATAAGAGGATAAGACCGGGTACCGATGATAAAATACTTGCCGGCTGGAATGGCATTACACTCACGGGCCTGGCTGATGCCTACGAGGTTTTTGGCGAGAGCAGATTCCTGGAGCTAGCTGAGAGGAATGCGCACTT
It contains:
- a CDS encoding thioredoxin domain-containing protein; this encodes MNTDTNRLKQESSPYLQQHAHNPVDWYPWGTEALEKARIEDKPIIVSVGYSACHWCHVMERESFENKDIADIMNEFFICIKVDREERPDVDQIYMDAIQTMGLQGGWPLNVFLTPDQKPFYGGTYFPPAQWASVCRQIATAYRDHNDQIRDSAENFAKELNHSEVAKYGLTEEQGVIATGDLHHMFAVLNGRLDTERGGMNKAPKFPMPCIWEFVFQYYAWSGNEEALNAFVLTLDHMAAGGIYDQVGGGFARYSIDAEWFIPHFEKMLYDNGQLLSLYAKGYQATEKETYKRVVYQTVEWLEREMTSPQGGFYSALDADSEGEEGKFYVWTEQEFDNLLGNDASLAKQLYHIKKTGNWEDGKNIPYRAPDIAESLTATGMDIESLQKAIGEINAKLLKARNKRIRPGTDDKILAGWNGITLTGLADAYEVFGESRFLELAERNAHFIIKEMMEGDRLFRNYKEGKRSLYAYLEDYAGVIQGFIRLYEVTFSEEYLTVASRLTDYTLQNLYDTNEGLFFFTDKNAESLIARKKELFDNVIPSSNSIMANNLYSLGLLMESPNYLETAEKMTAKAGKITRQESQYMANWAALAVKMSYPTAEVAISGPEAKTFARELSKYYLPNKVVAGTTDDSAVPLLNGRTGLNKTTVFVCYNKACKQPVYTVEDAVKVIREAW